The following proteins are encoded in a genomic region of Oryctolagus cuniculus chromosome 6, mOryCun1.1, whole genome shotgun sequence:
- the WDR97 gene encoding WD repeat-containing protein 97 isoform X1 translates to MEGEALDASNPLSAEGDSLVLDVDLYDTDTYDVPDPGLLSEEDELYFTEPERNLQFFASNQRWQNLTLRARARQLWLLLRTGLRDIVEKEKRAELRVARLTHGLEPLRCLEVAAGPRSVALDPVGGRLVVLDGECRLHLHRKDGWAQGKLLAPVALTGLVAVLGPLGAVGCFVGWGPQGLAILRPDLSLLWLSKPGADRPPSDETTCCLPVPDLGLLLVAQASGGLALWKFRSGGRRLVPRGSPLQPPAGLEGPLQRLALWPAPPHCVPRCVAAYGSAALTLDLQEWALVDVRRDLHKTTISDLAYCEDAEVMVTASRDTTVKVWEADWQIRMVFVGHTGPVTAMTVLPNTTLVVSASQDGTLRTWDLQAAAQVGEVSLCYWCQDALSARVNRLLAPAGPGWPVLSLCATGVGLWCLRELHSPLAQLPAPVLHLQVAPPLPAPEYPSLPTRLVCACADGSVYLVSAVTGRLVSALLLEPEDLAASVAYCLPREALWLLTRAGHLVLANAARCPMRVLYRSRPPPPPAPQPCCLHLYSHLTDPRAAFASWEAVRERGGEPRHSAASWAWKNKNRYLLVVGYSDGSLSVLEGPTSKAAFHTEAHSPGPVTAIASTCSSIVTSGGDLTVKMWRVFPYAEESLSLLRTFSCCHPGAWLCALGRRITVGFEAPESATYGLVQFGLGSERRCDHRPQDDPLDHITGLCCCPTLKLYACSSLDCTVRIWTADNRLLRLLQLGGAPQALAFCSNSGDLVLALGSHLCLVSHKLYLPTSYLVKKLCMKEPDVVDDPPLPLTSKELLTSAQLQRLATLHGVASLSVALTFVRHQSSVPQEPVLKEDLEPLVARDRDLKQLRLGLVVPEAPPPLSRQQRQDAFDRYLRLIHSPGLLDFQSARASQEWATAAFGLEREAGDTVSPSASVQTAPTALPPQALEARARRFARPPRVALPLLPTQHKVHSKVSQLLVRSSLSYELGLGLDMLLESEQVRREMTVGPDSLSYLQHRIPLLLRRRPREPLSKLRGFFPATPYPHKGCPLPISFPGFVPNSMLLQQMWLPAEVSCLGSLAQLASRFRRRKPGGSRGDDLWLHHPRRSSARWKGRWLQWLRGKARAKEEEEEEEKVVIFLEEDEEEKPEEEEEGEEEEEEEEEEEEDLRVVCSSATLSPQRLCSEQRLESLEPKLSSTAELTPEALSSQQTTRTKTGAYPQSQYPRTRTLWEERYGHLPKFLHFFVSQNWFKKLFPVITLEAYPEMGTVEGLASVLLDMLPTSSWADRVHMLHALLTLLPDLGHGLRSQLRDLLLHLLNLDQPPSFQDPTQKQFVMLALQLLLACFLESNDTVLELMSYFLYSPDPCRPELKKLMDRLGLQDPQGFLFKEMLTWVQGAQLSSKSTLRTLCCQKLEGMIQQLQTRITKAQGARPEPSAPPTPPKEAPLKAAPPVSPVPWRHLLEPPLPAGAGAGAELQAQPVRSRWTKRALSETLQNFCGTPRPSWRSPASPALPERPQLPHGQMLDLGCIDALNYFCEQQRAQQLILLWEEAQRLRSPEPNTVVRPPHDRRRCPILRLQEAEVHSSEERPPRGRMPPALRTGRTRPLDGSIRALKLPLPRVEEPSSWGRHRLAPSWSRECTGRPNRETKSRSSPDFLKYPCRASCSTSRTFSKQQCAERQSEEEQGQSFPTRWFTWAITAACQDVRCQDAASGAVAGT, encoded by the exons ATGGAGGGGGAGGCCCTGGACGCGAGCAACCCTCTATCAGCCGAAGGCGACAGCCTGGTCTTGGACGTGGACCTGTACGACACGGACACCTACGACGTCCCAGACCCCGGGCTGCTCTCAGAAGAGGACG AGCTGTACTTCACCGAGCCGGAGCGCAACCTGCAGTTTTTTGCCAGCAACCAGAGGTGGCAAAACCTGACCTTGCGCGCCCGCGCCCGCCAGCTGTGGCTGCTTCTACGCACGGGCCTTCGCGACATCGTGGAGAAG GAAAAGAGGGCCGAGCTGCGCGTGGCGCGCCTGACGCACGGCTTGGAGCCCCTGCGCTGCCTGGAGGTCGCAGCCGGGCCGCGCTCCGTGGCGCTGGACCCCGTGGGAGGACGCTTGGTGGTGCTGGACGGCGAGTGCCGCCTGCACCTGCACAGAAAAGACGGCTGGGCGCAGGGCAAGCTGCTGGCCCCCGTGGCTCTTACGGGGCTGGTGGCCGTGCTGGGCCCTCTGGGTGCGGTGGGCTGCTTTGTAGgctggggtccccaggggctggccATCCTACGGCCTGACCTCAGTCTGCTATGGCTGAGCAAGCCTGGGGCAGACAGACCGCCGAGCGACGAGACCACTTGCTGCCTGCCGGTGCCCGACCTGGGGCTACTGCTGGTGGCCCAGGCGAGCGGCGGCCTGGCGCTTTGGAAGTTCCGCTCAGGCGGTCGCCGCCTGGTGCCGCGAGGGTCACCCCTGCAGCCACCGGCCGGCCTGGAGGGGCCGCTCCAGCGCCTAGCTCTGTGGCCTGCGCCACCCCACTGCGTCCCGCGCTGTGTGGCCGCCTACGGCTCTGCTGCTCTCACCTTGGACCTTCAGGAGTGGGCGCTAGTGGACGTGCGCCGGGATCTGCACAAAAC CACCATCTCAGACCTGGCGTATTGCGAGGATGCGGAGGTCATGGTGACGGCCTCGCGGGACACCACAGTGAAGGTGTGGGAAGCCGACTGGCAGATCCGGATGGTGTTCGTGGGCCACACAG GCCCAGTGACTGCTATGACCGTGCTCCCGAACACAACGCTGGTAGTGTCCGCCTCGCAGGACGGCACGCTGCGCACGTGGGACCTGCAGGCGGCGGCGCAAGTGGGCGAAGTGTCTCTGTGCTACTGGTGTCAGGATGCGCTGTCCGCGCGCGTGAACCGCCTGCTGGCCCCGGCTGGCCCCGGCTGGCCCGTGCTGTCGCTGTGCGCCACCGGCGTGGGGCTGTGGTGCCTGCGAGAGCTCCACTCACCGCTGGCACAGCTGCCCGCACCTGTGCTGCACCTGCAGGTGGCGCCCCCGCTGCCCGCGCCTGAATACCCGTCGCTGCCCACGCGCCTCGTGTGTGCGTGCGCGGACGGCTCGGTCTACCTGGTGTCGGCAGTGACCGGGCGCTTAGTGAGCGCACTGCTGCTGGAGCCCGAGGACCTGGCGGCCAGCGTGGCCTACTGCCTGCCCCGCGAGGCACTGTGGCTGCTGACGCGCGCCGGGCACCTGGTGCTCGCCAACGCCGCGCGCTGCCCCATGCGCGTGCTGTACCGctcgcgcccgccgccgcccccggcgcCGCAGCCCTGCTGCCTGCACCTTTACAGCCACCTCACGGACCCCAGAGCCGCGTTCGCCTCCTGGGAGGCCGTGCGCGAGCGCGGGGGCGAGCCGCGCCACAGCGCCGCGTCCTGGGCCTGGAAGAACAAGAACCG GTACCTGCTGGTGGTCGGGTACTCGGACGGCTCGCTGTCGGTCCTCGAAGGGCCCACGTCCAAGGCCGCCTTCCACACGGAGGCACACAGCCCGGGCCCGGTCACAGCCATcgcatccacctgcagcagcaTCGTGACTTCCG GCGGAGACCTGACGGTGAAGATGTGGCGCGTCTTCCCCTACGCCGAAGAGAGCCTGAGCCTGCTGCGGACTTTCTCCTGTTGCCACCCCGGCGCCTGGCTCTGCGCGCTGGGCAGACGCATCACCGTGGGCTTCGAGGCCCCGGAGAGCGCCACCTACGGCCTGGTGCAGTTCGGCCTGGGCAGTGAGCGGCGCTGCGACCACCGGCCCCAGGATGACCCCCTGGACCACATCACGG GCCTGTGCTGCTGCCCCACACTCAAGCTCTACGCCTGCTCCAGCCTGGACTGCACCGTCCGCATCTGGACCGCCGACAACCGCCTGCTGCG GCTCCTGCAGCTGGGCGGTGCCCCGCAGGCCCTGGCCTTTTGCAGCAACAGTGGAGACCTGGTGCTGGCGCTGGGCTCCCACCTCTGCCTGGTGTCCCACAAGCTGTACCTGCCCACGTCCTACCTGGTTAAG AAGCTGTGCATGAAGGAACCTGACGTGGTGGACGACCCCCCGCTGCCACTGACCAGCAAGGAGCTGCTGACTTCCGCCCAGCTGCAAAGGCTCGCTACCCTGCACGGGGTGGCCAGCCTCAG TGTGGCCTTGACCTTCGTCCGTCACCAGTCATCAGTGCCCCAGGAGCCGGTGTTGAAGGAG GACTTGGAGCCCCTCGTGGCCCGGGACAGAGACCtaaagcagctgaggctggggctggtggtCCCTGAAGCCCCGCCCCCACTTTCCAGGCAGCAGCGCCAGGACGCCTTTGACCGTTACCTCCGTTTGATCCACAGCCCCGGCCTGCTG GACTTCCAGTCTGCAAGGGCATCCCAGGAGTGGGCCACTGCGGCCTTCGGCCTGGAGAGAGAGGCCGGGGACACTGTGTCGCCCAGCGCCAGTGTCCAGACAGCGCCAACAGCTCTGCCCCCACAGGCCCTGGAAGCCCGGGCCCGGCGCTTCGCCCGCCCTCCCCGAGTCGCcctgcccctgctacccacccaGCACAAGGTGCACAGCAAGGTGTCCCAG CTTCTAGTCCGCTCCTCCCTGAGCTACGAGCTGGGCCTCGGGCTGGACATGCTGCTGGAGTCGGAGCAGGTCCGGCGGGAGATGACCGTGGGCCCTGACTCACTGTCCTACCTGCAGCACAGG ATCCCACTGCTGCTGAGGCGACGGCCCAGGGAGCCCCTGTCCAAGCTCAGGGGCTTCTTTCCTGCCACCCCATACCCCCACAAG ggCTGCCCGCTGCCCATCAGCTTCCCAGGTTTTGTGCCCAACTCCATGCTGCTGCAGCAGATGTGGCTGCCTGCCGAGGTCAGCTGCCTGGGATCCCTGGCCCAGCTCGCCTCCCGGTTCCGGAGACGCAAG CCAGGTGGGAGCCGCGGCGACGACCTGTGGCTGCATCACCCCCGGCGGTCCAGCGCCAGGTGGAAGGGgcggtggctgcagtggctgcgcGGGAAGGCCAGggccaaggaggaggaggaggaggaggagaaggtggtGATTTTTCtggaggaggatgaggaagagaaaccggaggaggaggaagaaggggaggaggaggaggaggaggaggaggaggaggaggaggacttgaGAGTGGTGTGCTCCTCGGCGACCCTGAGCCCACAGAGGCTGTGCTCTGAGCAGCGGCTGGAGTCCTTGGAGCCCAAGCTTTCG agcACCGCAGAGCTGACCCCGGAAGCCCTGAGCTCCCAGCAGACCACCAGGACCAAGACGGGCGCCTACCCTCAGTCCCAGTACCCCCGCACCCGCACACTGTGGGAGGAGCGCTACGGGCACCTGCCCAAGTTTCTGCACTTCTTCGTCAGCCAGAACTGGTTCAAAAAGCTGTTCCCCGTCATCACCCTAGAG GCGTATCCAGAGATGGGCACTGTGGAGGGACTGGCCTCGGTGCTGCTGGACATGCTGCCCACGTCCTCCTGGGCAGACCGCGTGCACATGCTGCACGCTCTGCTGACCCTGCTGCCGGACCTGGGCCACGGCCTCCGCAGCCAGCTGCGGGACCTCCTCCTGCATCTGCTTAACTTGGACCAGCCCCCCAGCTTCCAG GACCCCACTCAGAAGCAGTtcgtgatgctggcactgcagctgctgctggcctgcTTCCTGGAGTCGAACGACACGGTGCTGGAGCTCATGTCCTACTTCCTCTACTCGCCAGACCCCTGCCG GCCAGAACTCAAGAAGCTGATGGACAGGCTGGGCCTGCAAGACCCGCAGGGCTTCCTGTTCAAGGAGATGCTGACCTGGGTCCAGGGTGCCCAGCTCAGCTCCAAGTCCACGCTGCGCACACTGTGCTGTCAGAAGCTGGAGGGCATGATCCAGCAGCTGCAG ACAAGAATCACGAAGGCGCagggggccaggccagagccctcAGCGCCCCCCACTCCTCCCAAGGAGGCCCCCTTGAAGGCTGCGCCGCCGGTGTCCCCCGTGCCCTGGCGGCACCTCCTGGAGCCGCCCTTGCCGGCGGGTGCGGGTGCGGGTGCGGAGCTGCAGGCCCAGCCGGTGCGCAGCCGGTGGACCAAGCGCGCGCTCTCCGAGACGCTGCAGAACTTCTGCGGGACGCCCAGGCCCAGCTGGCGCTCGCCCGCGTCCCCGGCGCTGCCGGAGAGGCCGCAGCTGCCCCACGGGCAGATGCTGGACCTCGGCTGCATCGACGCGCTCAACTACTTCTGCGAGCAGCAGCGGGCGCAGCAGCTCATCCTGCTCTGGGAGGAGGCGCAGCGCCTGCGCTCGCCCGAGCCCAACACCGTGGTGCGGCCGCCGCACGACCGCAG GCGCTGCCCCATCCTCCGGCTCCAGGAGGCCGAGGTCCACAGCTCCGAGGAGCGGCCGCCGAGGG gCCGGATGCCCCCCGCGCTCCGCACTGGCCGCACCCGCCCCCTCGACGGCTCCATCCGGGCGCTGAAGCTGCCGCTGCCGCGGGTGGAG gagcccagctcctggggccggcaccggcTGGCTCcgagctggagtcgggagtgcACTGGTCGTCCTAACCGCGAGACTAAATCCCGCTCCTCCCCAGACTTCCTGAAGTACCCTTGCAGAGCCTCGTGTTCCACTTCTAGAACATTCTCGAAACAACAGTGTGCAG AGCGACAGAGCGAGGAGGAGCAGGGACAGAGCTttcccacccgctggttcacttgggccatcactgctgcctgccaggatgtgcGTTGTCAGGACGCTGCGTCCGGAGcagtagctgggacctga